The genomic segment TACAGACTTTTGGCAGGTCTTTCTGGGACCCctgaattttccttttcattgGATGAATTATACAGCAAACCAAGATCATTTGCATCCCCCTCTCCAAAAGGCATTAAAAAAGTAACAAAAAGGGTAATAGCCAGAAGTATCTGGTTTACGCTTTCTTTCATAGTTCTGTCTGCTCATGCTTGGTTTGTAGTGATATCATCATTATTTGATAATTGAGTAATGATGGTGTTTGAGGAAGTAAAAGCATATCAACCATGTTGAAGTCTGAGAGTATCTCATCTGAAAGCTTCATAGCACACTAGTATGTAATTAACTATGTCTTCAATAATGTCCCCCACGTGTGGGACTGATTCTTTTTCATAGGCAAACACGTGGATCTTTTCGATGGGTGGCAGTGAGACCCGAATTCAGGACCTCTGCCTGTTCTAATACCATATTAAACTGTGTGCTCATCTCATCTAAAGCTATTAGAGAGAGCACACTTTTATTAATTAACTATGTCTTCAACATCCATTCTCAGAATCAGATTGTTTCTTAGTCTAATTGAATGTTCATTCTTGTTAGGATATGCTGCTCCCGGAGGAGTTAATGTCAAAGAAGAGTCTCCATTCTCTGCAAGAATCAAGTATACTCGGGTTTGTTCCAACTAAAAGCAAGTGTCATAGTCTTCTCTGTTCTCATACATTTGGACATGTATTTTCAGGATGGAAGATCAACGGGAAGAAAATTCAGCTGGACTTGCCTCAGGTAGTTTAGCTTCTGCCACAAGTTGCTACCCTTATAACTGACGTAGAAATTCTTTTTGACATGTGTGGCGGTGAGACTCGAACCCGAAACCTCTGCCTGCTTTGATACTATTTTGCagtgtgtgaccatctcatcttAAAGCTTAAGCTATTAGAGAGAGCACTCTTCTATTTAACTTAATTATATCTTCAACAGTTCCCCACTCGGCTCCCActaaaaagaaacaagaaaatagaaataaaattttccccaaaatcCTGCAGaggcaatatattatatatatgtgtgtgtgcgcgcgcgcgcgcgtgtGGGGACACAGAGAGGGAGGgggaagagagagagatggCGATAGAATTGAAGGCAAATATAGTGGTAACTGTGGGAAAAATTAGTATATCCTTCGGTTTGTGCTGGGCATATGTTCACTTGTTTTCTCTATCGTGTCGGATTTGGTTTCAGTTGGAGGTTCTGCTTCCGGTACATTAACAGGAGCTGGAAAGAGGACATCTGGCATACTTCATAGTAAGGAGAATCATGATAGCATCAAAGTGGAAGGTATCAATTGCTCTAGCAATTAAATCACAGAAAATGGTGATGCTTACTGTTTGTGCACCTTTGCTCTATCGTGTATTTGGGTGCTCACTTTAGGATTCAGATACTGATGTAGTAATCTTAGAAAGTATGATTATTTAGTACTATTGCTTGTCTAGTGATGCTgttcataaatattttgaaaaccaaatatggaaaagaaagTTCTGCGTGTTTGTGCTTATTTCAAATTTCTACTTGATTATTAGCGGGAGATACCATGCCATTGCTGTAGTACTTAGATTTGATAGCTGTAATGCTGATAATTCACAACTATCTACACCTCAAGAATATGGTTGATGAAGTTTTAATTGATAATTTCTTTAGAGTATGCATGGTAACTTTTTGATCTGAGAGAGAAATGCTAAGAAGCTTTTGTTATTGCACTTAGGTGGTCTTGCAGACAGGAGTGTCGGAGAGAAAAAGCCTAGGACTTCAGTGGATGAGGGCCCTTCTATGACAGAATTGAGTGGTTATAATACCAAGAGAGAGGAGTTTGAAattgaatatgataatgatgctgAGCAGATGCTGGCTGATATGGAATTTAAAGAGACAGATAGCAATGCTGAACGTGAACTGAAACTTCGGGTATTGCGTATATACTCTAAAAGGTAAGTTATCCTCACCGAACTGTGACGTTGGTAgttattttcctcattttccccaacaacaacacaacatacccagttgaatcccacaatgtggggtctggggagggtaaagtgtacgcagaccttacccctaccttggaaggtagggaggctgtttccgaaagactctcggctcaaaagaaatgtTAAATGCTAGCTCTATCAgttattctttccttttttcgcCCCTCTTCCAAGTGCAAGAATCATTGACGAAGAGTGCTATGATTCTGCAAATGTTATTATTTTGCCACATCTGAAAATGTTAATTGGCTTCTTGGCTTTATGGTGGTTTTATTGAATGCAACATTCAACTGAAGCAACTGATGCATGCTGGTAGAACCACctattttttagttttctcAGGGATCCTGTGGATGAATAGTTGACTTTATCTTGCCCTGAGCCACCTagaaattttgtaaaattttaaCTGTTCCTTTTTGTGATGGATTTCTCAGCTTCTGTCTGCACGATAGACGCCATTCAGTGTAAGCTCCTCTTGCCTGTATTCTTTTTCAGTTGTCTTCAGATTGAAGGTAGTTCAATGCCCTGTTGATATCCCTCTGGGTCTCTTGTCTGCGAATAAATATGTGGTTGATAATCTTCCTATGATTGTAGACGGGTGTAATCCCAGTTAGGTGCTTCTTGTGCAtcatgttgttgatatggattttTGAACAATGTATTCATGAGAAAATGTAACTATTGAAGACAATTATATAGTACAGGTCAGCAATTGTCTATGCTAGTTGCTGTGACGCGCTAATGGCATGTGAGACTCTTAATTCGTGTTAGTTTGTGAATATTCAAATATTCAATCTGTTAATATTCTGCAGGCTGGATGAGAGGAAACGTAGGAAGGATTTTATTTTGGAAAGAAATCTACTTCATCCTGACCCTTTTGAGAAAGACCTCACCCCAGAGGAGAAGGACATGTGCCGTTCCTACAGGGTGTTCATGCGTTTTAATTCAAAAGAGGAGCATGAGGAATTCCTGAGGAGCATCATTGAGGAGCACCGGATGGTAAAACGAATACAAGATCTTCAGGTTAAATAAAAAGTCTTGCTACTAGAATACCTCCAGAATGATAATCCTCTTTTCTAGGCTCTTCAGAATCAGTTCTGAATTATGTACTCTGTATACAAATATTGGAACATTATCAGCTTGTAATCATGCTTTACACACTAAAACTTTAGGGTTCAGAACTCATATACTGGGAATATGTAAAACCCAAACTgaatgatatgattttttttttttttaaaattatgtctTATTATATTTTAACACTAGATCTTATAATCTAAAGGTTTCTATACTCGGTaagaattttgtataaaaaattatagtaacatattttctcctatttttgTTTCTATCATGTGTAAGTTTACAAGCATGCTAACTAGTTTCCTTAACCGTAGGTAGTGGtccattttcttttgttttataaTGGTGTTGTCCGGACCAACTTGAACACACCTCAACTTATTCATCGAGTACCTGCTCCTCCCACCAACACAACTATTGGGCAACTTTATTCACCAGAATTTTGGCAGATGGAAAAAAGCATGAAGTATATTTTACGTATGCCGGGATTTGAAGCCTGATCTTCTACTGTTTTCATCCCACTTAGTAGACAATTAGGCCACACCCATATCTTGTGTGTTGTAGGTAGTGGTTGTTGCATGGGATACATTTCCCATTCTCAGAGACCCATAGATTGGGTCAAGCACGTACTTCTGGCATATGTGACAAATTTAAACTCTGCAATCTCTTGTGTATTAAGTTCTTAAGTTGGTGTTAATATTGATATATTAGTCCCTGCACCCAGGATGCCCGAGCTGCTGGTTGCCGAACTTCAGCTGAGGCAGAAAGATATGTTGAACAAAAGAGAAAGCGAGAATCTGAAGAAAATGTACGTAGACTAAAGGAGAACCCCCAGAGTGGTCCAAGTGGCAAATATTTGCAACGAGCAGGTCACCTTAAAGTGGAGCATGACAGCAGCCCCAGAGGGGTTCCTAGAGGCCCTGAAATGCTGGATTCCCTTAGCAAGGACTTATCATCAACCACTGCACCACATGGTGTTGGAAGTGCTTTAGACATTTGGGATGTCAGTGGCTTTTCAGGGGCTGAGTTACTCTCAGAAGCTGTAAGAATCTTCTGTTTCTGCTGCCACACATTGTTGCTATTTCCACAATCTTCTTTTCGAGCATTAACCATGCGATATATTTCATCTGACTTCGTACATATACGAGAATGGGTATTGATGTGGCAATTCTAACAGTATTAATGCCCCAGAAAAATGATAATTATTGAAAGTTCTTATTATTAGTGTATGGCTGCATCCTTATAATCTTAACCTGTATTTGTGGCATTGCAAATGCAGGAAAAACAGCTTTGTGATGAGATCAGAATCCTGCCGACTCATTATCTAAACATGTTGCAAACCATGTCTATGGGGGTCTTAAGTGGCAACATCACCAAGAAATCTGATGCGCATGGTCTATTCAATGTTGATCCGAATAAGGTGGACAAAGTGTATGAGATGCTTGTTAAAAAGGGCCTCACTCAAGCATAGTATTGCTATTTTGCAGGTTCAAGCACTTTCACTACTTTGCACCAAAGTGGCAGTGGTTTAAAATGGATGGCCTGTTTGCTTGAATTCTTCCAAATTATCTAAAGCTAAACGTTAGAATGAAGGTTGCTGTTCAATGGTATCATGTACTTCCAAATGGGAGGAAAAGACGTGCAGTGGATATCCATTATAATGATACCCATTGTAGATATGTGGTTGTAACACAAGCTTTTCAGAGCTTTCCCATAGCATTGTAATTATTATGGCTTTGGAAGTTATCTGTCCGGAAGAAAGTAGTGTGTTGGAGATGTATGCTATTGTCTGAGGCATGTGTATACATGAGTTTAATACATATGAATAGATTAAGAATAATATGCTGGTTAAAAGCTAGTTTTGACAAATGTTTCCTTTGTTATTTTTCCCCTCTTAACAGGGAAGTTGGATTGAGCATCTATTTTGTTGTGCTTGCATTTTTTAGCCCTGATGTTTGCGCAGTTTCGTGCTGAGGAAATGCAGTCACTGTTTAAAGATTTTCAAGTCCAATCCGAGTATTTATGCCTATGGACTCTTTTATAGGAAGCATGGTTTCCAAAACCACAAATTGGAGGAAGTTTGACACATCTCCAAGATATTTTAGGGAAGAAATGACCATTCGTTATTATTAAGAATTTAATATTAAAGTGAATGAAGtaatttttatgtctataattGGCGTCAGAAAAACTTTGAGATCTAGTACCATAAAAGAATTCTTTGAGcactaaaatatataaatagtgATGAGGTAACAAAAGAACCTAGCTTTCAGTGAGGTAATAAGTAGTTGAGATTCGACTACATTCAACAAAACATGGACAAtacaaagaatatttgattAAGAACCTAGCTTTCAGTGAGGTAATAAGTAGTTTGAGTTTCAACTACATTCAACAAAACTCCAAAGAATATTTGAGTTCGCTTGAATATTTATTAGCTCCCACAATTTCATTTTACGCAAATATGTTTGATTGAACATGATTAATAAAAGTAATATTTTCTGAATTCGTGATTGTAATTTGTATGTGTTGGTACTTGTATAGCTATAAGaccatgtcataaaaaaagttaaaatgaaaaaatttaaaatttaagtaGTTTCTCAATCTAAAAAGAAGATCATTCTTTTAGTATGCTGATCTCGGTAGAGGTTTATGATAAAACAAATATGTCAAGTGTCAATCTTCCAAAGTAAAGAAAGGCCGCAACAAAAGGGTGTGGGGATCtgtatatgataatgtatactCCCTCGCtttctcaatttatgtgtcagTATATGATTAAACATAGAATTTaggaaagaaagacttttgaaacttacgATCTAAATCAAATCGTACACATTGTATGACTTTATATAAATCTTATGaatgataaaattaaaaatttaaagttaaattattttaaatataagaATATactattaccaaaaaaaaaaaaaaaaaaatgttacataTGAATATGTAGCCTGGAGGGAGAGGACGTAGGTTAATAGGTCTCCTCAAGTCTGACTGGCTTCTGAGTTTGATCAGTCAATTTCTCATATTGCATGCCGTAGTACTTGTCATTCTTTTTCAGAGTAGTTTGAAGGGAAGGGAAGAAAAATGATGGAGTCATGGAGTTTAGCCTGAGTTACCCAATACAATTGAGGTTAGACCATGAAATGAAATATGCATGCAATGAGTCAGTGGCTGTGTGGTCAGGGTCTAGTGGGAGACAACATAGATACAAAATTACAAATTGGGTTTAGAAGATGAGAGGCTGTTGTATGAACGGAAGAAAAGTAACAAGAGCTGGTACCGCATGTGCCGCAAGATAGACAGGAATTGGAGAAAATGTGGAGCTGTCCTAACCGTGTGACTCATGTTGCTCAACACTATTATCTGAAATTAAAAAGTAGAATAGCGGAATGACCTAAGCTCCACGTACCTAGTATGTATCATAAATTATTTTCCCAAGAATTAGAATAAGATTTAAGtaaaatatatacaatgagaTATGCAAGACATCAATATAAGAAAGAAACATTTATATCAATTCATAAATTTGACACTTCAAATGAAACAATAATGTAGACTACCTTTCAAAGTTGTATTTAATTAGCTTAAAAGCTTTAAGCATAAACACATAAGTTTATACTTTTAATTGGGAGTACTTCACTAATTAAACACCTACACAAGATTCAAGGTTAACTAGGTGATTTACGTAGCGATAAATATCGTATACCTTACAAGCTCAGGTCGTCTCGTAGTGCCGTATGAGTTGACTTAGCCATGGTAATAGTACAATAATAGCCACACGTGGGGACACTCTGTCATAGTTCCTTACCAACCACTAGCTTGAGCTTATGCCTATGCCAATATGTCTAGTTTCATTGTCACAAACAAAATTCATCTGAAGCCAATCTCGAAACACAAGTACTTATAGCACATAGCCTTATAGCATATATCTATTTTTAGCAAATCACGATGCACATAACCAATCCAATCATTTGAACAAGATCAGATATAAAAACCTTTTCCTATTTAGTTTAAAGCATGTTACAAATAAGGAACAATTTTTAAAGATTAAGCTTTAAGATTTCATTAAGTGCTATTCTATTCAATAAAGTTTCAAGATCAAATGTTTTATATCTGATAATCATGCCAAATGTGCTTAAACAATTCACCATGCAACCATGGTGCAATTCCAATTCGCTCATCCCCACAAATTTACATTAGAATCAAATTTCTAAATTATTGATAACAAAACGCATTTGGAGGAAAATCTTCAGGAGATAGTAAATTTCAACATATCCTGATTCACCTTTCGAATTATACCATAATGTTCCAACATCACTAACAAATCACAATCTAAGTAGCcgcccccccaccccccacccccttcCCCAAGACCCATTTTGGCCCCAACGCTTGACTACAAGTTTCCCAAGTCCAAAACAGGGTCTAAGGCACTCAATCAAGTAATCAACCTTATAAATTTCATTAGTGTAGTTTACTAGTTTAGGGGAGTCATTTAATCACTCAACAACAAAAAGATGACCAAGGACATTATTCATTGTCATCTTCATTAATTTGTAGTAATGGTGTCTTAGTTCTAGGGTTTACCTAATAACTCAACTAAGTCATGATTCCCTCATCTTCGCACTCTCCAAAGACCTTCATTATTATACATAAaggcaggggcggatctacttgggggccagggtgttcacccgaataccctcggtaaaaaattacagtgtatacatagggtaaattttctgtgtttatgtgcatgtattaacttttgaacaccctcggcaaaaaatgacagtgtatatttagctttttttttttttcccgaacaccctgaatgaaaatcctgaatccgccactGCATAAAGGAAGAGTTCGGATATTACCTTCTCGAAGAGACCCTAGAAAATCTTACTTTGGTATTTTTGGCGATTAAACATCGATAGTTCCTTAAAGTTGTCAAGAATTTATTTAGGCACTTGAACTACACAGTTGTTCCAAGTGACCACTTGAACGCATGATAAAGTGTTCTTAATAGACATTCGATTCAAATTTTAGAAAAACTTTTGCACGTGTTCTCAAGCGTCTACTAGTTAGGTAGTTAAGTAATTAAGTTAACAACATAAAATACGTTCCTTTAATTACAATTTTTTGAGTGgaatgtccttcaaaggcactggtctttaatttttgcccctcatattgttggtctttaatatttgccctttGCCTTAAAATCCAtgggtttcgggttcgaaccctgctcagtcaaaaattaaaaataaattcgcatgcaaggcagagttttggatTCGCCAGACAGTGTTTTGGATTTAAACTATACCTTAAAGTAGAGCTTGAACCTTATAAGGCAGAGTTTGGGCAAAAGACTGCCTTAACGGACacttctgccttaaggcctaacttttgcccgaaaaGACCTAATTTTTCTACAAACCTTTGGCTTGCGAAATTCTTTTTCGTTTTACTGAGCCGGGGGAGGGTTCGAACCACggagtattaggcgaagggtgCCTTtcaagggcaatcgtgcaaatgacccttttaattatacacatcagccTCATTGAAACAAGCCTGTGGTTTTACAGTTTagatgtcaacaacaacaaacccagtaAAAATCTTACAGCTTATTGATGCTAATGTTATAAATAAAGGTGATAGAGAGAAAccaatattttaatttatgtgatcgAATCTAACATAAATGTCCATAAAAACTTACATTGGCAAGAAGTATTAATGGTGGAGAGGTCGAATCTTCCTCTCTCTATATCTGGGGCCAATCGTTGTCACAATTGGGAAACTGTTGACATGATTGACCGTAGACCTATGGTCTTCAACGCCATagttttataaattttcttCAGCTTCAATAGCATTTCACTCATGGTACCTAATCTAAATTGGAGCactctatatatttttttacttgaAAGGGCATGGATTGGTGCTCTTACTATTATATATTTCAGCCATTTCTGCCTTTGATTTAACCGAAACTCAAAAATTATATTGAAAGGTATACTTGTTTAGTTTCACATATTTAATCCATTGAACTTCCTAAACTACATATATTACCAACAGTTctcagattttttatttttttttatattttttatagtGCACTTCATGCTAGCCACCGTTTTTTGGTGCTATATTTTGAAATTCCACACTTATTGTGCAATTCCATACTttgttctcttattttttcACTTGCTTATGAAAGGTTGGAAGCTTCGAGTTCTTCAGCCGTGGAAGGTTTTGTGGATGTGGAGTTGCTGCACTCCATCTCACATCACGAACTCCAAATAATTCGGAGAGACCTTTTTTCAGGTGTCATAAGTATAAGTCTGATGTAAGTTATCTCTTTTTCCTTATGGttttttttgtggaaaatatgtaatgatttttttatatttatgttttgttgcATATATTATCGTGTAGATATTGAGATTGGGAAGACAGAAAATTTCCATAAAGAATTAACTATTCAGGTTatcaacaaattaaaaaataaaaaggatgtTCTCTCATCAGTGAATTAACAAtcttttgaaaaggaaaaatggtGCTCTTATTAGTGAAAACAATCTTTTGAAGGAAAAAGTAAACACTTTTTTAgctttttaaaactttaaagGAAGTAGTGAGATTGAGGCGAATTCTTCTGCTATTGATAATGAGAATTTTAAGGTAGTGGCTGAGTTTGAGACTTCTTCTACTATTAATAATGAGGATTTTAAGGAAGTCGTGGCTGAGGTTGAAGCTTCTTTTTCTATTGAGGGAAGACTCGAAAATATGAGGGGCGAATCTATCTTATGCTATTGGGTTGCCTTATTTGGTTTGTGGTTAGTTAGACTTTAAAAGATTGATGTAATTGCATTTGATTCTTTTAGTTGTATAATTTAGATGTAGTGTAATGATAGATGGATTGTAAttgcaaatattttttatgtttcgGAATGCAATGATATTTTGTGCCATATTGGCATATTGTTGTCTTTGTGCCATAGTATTCAGGAAATTTGATGGATTAAATATGCAACTATACTATACAAAACTGAATAAATATgccctccaatatattttccgGAGGTAAGGGTTACAAAGGCGCACGTTATGGGTTTCTCTGCGCACGTTAGCTTAATTTGCACCAATCCATGGGGAAGAGATCGAAATCCACAGCTCCGCCGGAAACAATTAAGCCACCGAAAGGATAGTGTGATAGGAACAAAACAATCTGATGGTTCAACAAAGCATGGAGATGAAGTTACTGTTAATTTGAAAACAGGAGCTATTGATGAAATTGTGCAAACAGGTCCAATGAAGGGGACAATGGTGACAACGGATCCAAATATGAGTACACAAGGTACTAAAGGCGATGTGTCTGCTAACCAAGCAAGTCCAATTAAAAGTAAGACGGTGCAAGCGAAGGAACAAATTGGGGAATAGCTGATGGCAACATATACCCCAGAGGTTACGGGAAGATAATCTTGGGCAGATGAGGTTGAACAAGTGGAAAttgataatgataagtctacTGAAATCATGGCATCTGTGTGAGACAATTTTGATATTTCTAAAGTTACAAATGTTGGATTCAAACTTGAATATGTTAACCCGAAATCTGAAGGGTTCCAATTGATTGTTGAAATTGATGAGGATGATATTGTTTCTAACATAGAGTACTAGAAGTATGCGATTATGTGCTATGTGCTTGGGGCACATCCCCCATTCTCTGTGCCGAATGAACTTATTCAATGAATGTGGGGGGAAACATGGGATTAACAAGGTGGTTATGATGCAAAATGGAATAGTTATAGTTAGATTTGATTCTACAGAAGAGAAGAATGAAGTAATTCAAAGGGTATCTATCATTTTGATAATAAACCCTTGATTGTGAAAGCTTGGGATTCTGAAAT from the Lycium ferocissimum isolate CSIRO_LF1 chromosome 11, AGI_CSIRO_Lferr_CH_V1, whole genome shotgun sequence genome contains:
- the LOC132036107 gene encoding transcriptional adapter ADA2-like isoform X2 — translated: MSSRIFYEQDNLSFPLICADWNADEEMLLLEGMEMYGLANWAEVAEHVGTKSKLQCIDHYKSIYINSPCFPLPDMSHVMGKNREELLAMAKEQGYAAPGGVNVKEESPFSARIKMEDQREENSAGLASVGGSASGTLTGAGKRTSGILHSKENHDSIKVEGGLADRSVGEKKPRTSVDEGPSMTELSGYNTKREEFEIEYDNDAEQMLADMEFKETDSNAERELKLRVLRIYSKRLDERKRRKDFILERNLLHPDPFEKDLTPEEKDMCRSYRVFMRFNSKEEHEEFLRSIIEEHRMVKRIQDLQDARAAGCRTSAEAERYVEQKRKRESEENVRRLKENPQSGPSGKYLQRAGHLKVEHDSSPRGVPRGPEMLDSLSKDLSSTTAPHGVGSALDIWDVSGFSGAELLSEAEKQLCDEIRILPTHYLNMLQTMSMGVLSGNITKKSDAHGLFNVDPNKVDKVYEMLVKKGLTQA
- the LOC132036107 gene encoding transcriptional adapter ADA2-like isoform X1: MGRSRAVHQSTDDDPTQRSKRKRAAPNVENFDTAAAGQILTDGKKALYHCNYCNKDISGRIRIKCVVCSDFDLCVECFSVGAEVQPHKSNHHYRVMDNLSFPLICADWNADEEMLLLEGMEMYGLANWAEVAEHVGTKSKLQCIDHYKSIYINSPCFPLPDMSHVMGKNREELLAMAKEQGYAAPGGVNVKEESPFSARIKMEDQREENSAGLASVGGSASGTLTGAGKRTSGILHSKENHDSIKVEGGLADRSVGEKKPRTSVDEGPSMTELSGYNTKREEFEIEYDNDAEQMLADMEFKETDSNAERELKLRVLRIYSKRLDERKRRKDFILERNLLHPDPFEKDLTPEEKDMCRSYRVFMRFNSKEEHEEFLRSIIEEHRMVKRIQDLQDARAAGCRTSAEAERYVEQKRKRESEENVRRLKENPQSGPSGKYLQRAGHLKVEHDSSPRGVPRGPEMLDSLSKDLSSTTAPHGVGSALDIWDVSGFSGAELLSEAEKQLCDEIRILPTHYLNMLQTMSMGVLSGNITKKSDAHGLFNVDPNKVDKVYEMLVKKGLTQA